The DNA window ttgcataCATGTTCCTTGTggaatataaaataaaataagctttagtatttttggtagataatccgttcttgagatattgcaaattgtaagactcttgatttgtctgaGATTGCATTTTTTGCTTCTGTCTTCCGGTATTGTTTGCAAGGGGCTTAATGATACTTTCAACCAGCGTGCAGAGGCATAAGCGTATCAAAATATGATGGTATACCCTCTTGCACACAGCTTTCGGTTTCGATCAGAAAGCTCCGGCAGGAGGGTATCCTAGGTACTGGAGTTCATGTCAAAACTGAAGATTCTCGCTACTTCACATAGATAACTCAAAGCTGAGTCATTGTGGCCAAGGAAGCGCGTTCGCATTAAAACAATAGATGACAAACTAAAAGGTTTTTGCCATGGTCTATCCAGGATAATCGCCCTGACGACGTTTTATTCGCAAAAATTACATTGAAGCATCGTTGTAAAATAAAGCGAAATCTATCCCAAAAGGtttaatacaccaaaaactggaattcggctcttatttgggctttttgtatttattccaaagagggttaaaatataagaaacaaataaaatagaaagaagctcagaagaaaaaggaatgcaccattttttttcttatctaggacagtttttttttagagcatCGAGTTTCTAGAAGTTGAAGCAAGTTGcccaaaaaagcgaaaaaaaaaactatggaAGTAATTTGAATAATGGCGCGATTTTATAAAAATAGAGCTAAGAACCACTGATAACTGGTAGCTTTCCGATTTTAACACAGATAACGACACTCAGTATTATTTGAACAAGAACAGAGTGAGTAATAATCTTACCTCAAAATATCTGCACGCGTGAAAAACGTACAATCCTGTAAACACACAAGAACATAATAAATGATCTTTAAAATAAACatcgcgaaaaaaaaattaaatttaattGAAACCTACCTGATAGTCTTCAAGTTGTTCTTCAGTAAAAGCACAAACTTTGTTCCCCATTTTACAAAGGTTTTAAAAGGCTTTGTATAGTAGCTTTTTACGTTTGGTCGATCTGCATTCCAACGGCTCCCCTAAGCAGTGTAAAGCCTTTCGCGACACTATACTGGTTTCCCAGTAAGCACTCGACTGGCATCACACTGCGTTCAGCTTTTGTGTTGAGCTAGAAACCTGTGAATTAATAATGATGGTTATTTTATACAATCTTATGTTTTTGAGAAACCCAAGAAAATTATATGCATAATTCATCTCACTACATGATAACGTTGAAGAAACAAAGGTTTTTTCTAACTTTGAAGGGACGTTCAACATGTCTCAAAattctttgtatttttataattgTATTGCTTTATTGTTATATTTCGCGAAATTTcagaaaataatattcaaaaatgAATTAAGCCCCAGCAAAGCTGAATATACCTCTTGCCATCCAAATGCACGTCAAACATACAAATAGAAGACGACTCGTGTGGCCAGAAATCAAAATAATCGAACCACAGGCGTACCTACCATCCTCCCGTTGTTATCATCAGAATTATTTCCCGTAAGTGAtctattacaaaataaaggtCGAATGAAATCTTTGTCTTTGATGTCAATAAATCGAAAAAAATCGAAATCTTATTTTTTACGATTTAATCAAAGACAACTTTATGAGATTTCATTCGacctttattttgtaattatttACGGGAAATAATTCTGATGAAAACAACAGGAGGATGGTGAGCCTTTGATCGGACCATGCATTATAGGAACATAATCTAATTATGAGCTTAGTTTGTGGGACTTTCTTTCAATTCTACAAAGGAGAAAAAGGAGAATTTACCAAGAGACAAATAGCCACTTATGCCTAAAGGAAAAATGAAAGCTTATCAATGCCATATTAGGAGAGTTTATGACAGTGAATTATTGGGGACTTTTTCTGACTCAATATATAAACATTTCTCAAGGGCGATCACTGTAACAATTTGTTCTGACAAATGTCACAACCTGGACATAAAAtgaaaatctattttttttaatccctAAAGTCTTTGGTATTATAGAGTATGTTCATTTGTTGTCTTTGGCATTATTAGTTATATATTTGAGGCAAAATGGTAGTAAACAGAAATCAGTGTTGCATGTGAATTAACCATAATAGGAAAAGAATAAGACATAGAGACTAACAATGATTATGATTAGCTATGCACAAATAAATACTGTGCTTTCAATATCATGTGATATAGAATTTTAGATTTTAGAATTATTGTGTAATGAAAAGATGTCCAACATAACCATGTGAGACAATTATGTTAAAGAATATTGATCAGCCAGAATTctcttgttattgtttacatttgaaaatacaaccatctatttgtaaaaaaaaatcccataGTGTTAGTTTTAGAcctaataaacaaatatttggTTAAAAGTGTCTAAGTTTCTTGCTTGTATAAACCAATGAAAATTGGTGCCTTGTGTCATATAATTCCAAAAGCATCAAATTGTTAATGTGTTTTACTTTCTCCACTTCTTTCAATCTTACATATGGGAGGACAGCATTATCAGTAAAAATGAGAGAGCAACATTAGAAGTAAAAATGTTACAATTTCTTATCAATATATGTGCTGGAGACAAGGCTGGCATGACTGTTGATGAATGTTTGTTGTAATACAGGGTTTATGATAATAACCAATTATGGTATTAAAAACACATCTGCTAAGACATTAAAAAACTGCAAAATAAATTAACTGGACAAGTTTTAAAAGGAaacaatactttattgataTGTACCTTCTTAAAATTGCTTTGCAAAAACAATGTATTTTTGgctagtttgcatttatgtaTGATTAAAAAAGGCATACATAGTTTTTCATGTAAATTGTGTTTACATTTCAGAGATATATATAAACCAAACAAGACCAAACATAAAAAGCATTAAAAcgtacatatatttttttgtaaattatttTCCATATATTTTTGTATTCTGTTTTGTTGATGAACGataggaattttttttcttttttttttttcttagggATGAGCCCGCGCTCGAAGCGGTCAGTGTTCGCTCGTATGCAATTGACTGTTGTTTACATGCTGACAGGCCCGGGCAAGTCTCTGTCTGACTTGAACGTTGTCTGAACGTTTTATAGTTCGCCTCGTGTTTTGCCTTCAAATTATAAATCCAGAGCGTAGTATTGACACGAATTTAAAGCTACACATCGGCGCATAGAGTGCTTGCTTTTGTGTACATTCACCAGAAGAGAGTTTTTCCGTACAAAGTAAGTAGTTTTGAAGTTCTCAGCTGGTTTCGAGGCGATACGCGTAAACACGCTCGGATTTGACACTTCAAACAAGCGTGCTTTCAAGTTCAAaggttttttcttttatcggGTGTACAAGTCCCATTTCTCTGGATACGTCTATCTAGATTTCTTCTGCTTCATCACCATAGCGTAGAGATTTTCGTACTTCCTTTTGTACATATCCCGCTCACGTTTAGAAGCCTCGAGCTCCTTTCGAAGATTTTCTAAGTCTTGAACGAGCTCCCAATTTGTTTCTTCCAGTGATTTCTTCTGGCTAATGCGCTTGATTCTACAATTGTGGGCATAGCCGCGGTTTTTCAGGGTTCTTCGGCGATATTTTATCCTTGATTGTTCCTCTGTACTAAGTCCTTTCGACTTCAAAAGTCTATTTAACTCTTTCACCCCCAATTCTGCAAGCTCCTCTTCAGTAACTCCGAGTCCGGCAAGGGAGCACAAGAATTTCTCTCGATCGGCCAGCTCGTTGTTGTCATTTGTAGTGTAACTAAACGAGCTGCCCACCGACGATGGAGCGGGACTGTACATTTCGCTGTTATTTTCTGCGACATCTTGTGGTGGTTCGTAAGTAAGAATTTCACTCATCCAAGCTGGCACCGTATCCAGATTTTCTCCTGTCTCAGTCCCTTGAAATACTTCAGGTACACTTTGATTCTCCTTGGAGTCTACGTCCGACTGGAAGAACACATCATCTGTGATATAGCCAAAATACATCTCTGGTAGTTGTTGATTTTCTTGCTCGTTGAAATTATTTGTTGTGGTGGGATCCATTTTTcacgcaaaaataaaatttcctAGCTCCGTCTAATACTTCCACTGCACTTTCAGTGACTATAAAGTCAACTTTGGCAAGTTTGACAGTATTTCGTACGCGTGATCGTACACCTTCGATAGCTAGCCGATGAATGGCATTCGAACGGACGATCGCTGGTGAAAAATTGTCAGTTGTTGCGCCACGAGTGTGACATTATATAGTGACGTTGTGCGTTAAAAATAgctttattgttttcaaaccAATCAGAAGGCGCATCGCCGGGCAGCCCTGGACGAAACCTAATAGCAACTTGAACGGGGAATCCCCGAAACCAAAACAAGCGTGAAAAACGCGCCAAAACGTTTAGATTTTACAACCCTGAGGCAAAAAAATGCCGGCCTAGGATAAACATGTACTGTTTGAAGATCTGGGAAGACTTCCAGAAGGGTTCTACGGCTTAGATGGTGAAAATTGAAGGAAACAATGGCTCTGTGAAAGCTGTCGTTGAATGATGAAATTGTAATTTGCATATTAGCATTGTCATAGTGTAGCGAAGTGGAAGATTTGTTTTAACCCAGAAACTCGAAGAGGATGTTTTCAAGCTTAGGAAAGCGATACACTCAAAGagtttaaatttaaaaatacatgtatttagCTTTACGATTAACAAGCACATTTCCCAAGCGTGCTAAACTATGTCAGAATTTgttatcgattttttttagacCGCATATCACAGGTGTAACGCAAGGCCGTATACAAATGAGCATTTTGCCACGTCACCAGTATTTGCGTCAAGATTTCCACAAATCAAAAACTACGATTGGTTTAAATATTTTAGACGGACACAATGATCATTTGACACTAACACTGATCAACAACGAACAGACAGATCTAATTTTAGCCATGAGTCAAATAGTAACCTGCTCGCAGAGCGAATTTTTTAACAGTAAATCATCAAGTGAATAAAAGTATCTTAGCGAGGGGCTTTAAAAGGTTGGACAACAAATTTATTACACGAGTATACTAAGATGTTACTAATGCTTTTAACGGGATCGTCGGCGCAAATCAGGATGACAATGAAACTTTTTCGTGGGTCAGTAGCTGAAAATCAATTGTTCATATAAACAATATCGTCTAAAGTCTTTTCAATACTATAAGGATAGTTACAATTTTGCTCTAAGGGTTTCTAAGGTTTTTTCGCGTACTTAATTTCAGAATTTGCCATTTTAGagatcaaacaaaaaacaggGGAAAACGTATCAAATTACTAAATCCAGTAAACAAAACGTGAACGTATAAAATACAACATGCCGTGAAAAACTACAGCGTAGTTACAGCGTGACTAGAGAATGTAATAAACTTGAACTAAAATTGCATCGAATGATTAACATTAAAATGAACAAACTGAAAGAACCCTCAAACATGCAATATCGTTTAAAATATACTTATAATTCAAGGATCCTTTTAACTTTGAAACAATACATATCTGTTTTAGAgctatacatttttttatccctggtattggcttgtgatagcttTTCCGCTTTCTAGGATTGCCAGGCGTTTTTCAACTGCCAGACATTTTCGTCGCAAAAATGTCCTAATTAACATACGATTAGCATAATTCCACAATGGCTATAGCAAGTTTACCACAGTGTAAAGAAAGGacaaaagaaatataattaATATCGTCTGGGCACAATGTACTCACAGAAGAAGTGTACCTTGATTTCTATAGGATAATATGGTAGCTGATCGAAAATAAGGGACCATAAATTCTATAAGCCATGCCACTTGGactgataataataaagctgACTAGTATATATCCGACCTACTACCTGAAATCATTACCAAAAGAACAATTATCAAGTCTCTTCTGAACTCTAAGGCATACTAAGCGATTTTGGCAAATgacaatcaataataataataataataataataataataataataataataataataataataataataataataataataataataatacagaaatacaaaaacagACAACCTGCAGTTACAACTTTAAGGCTCACTTGCTAAGGCTAGATTATATCTGAGTGCAAGTCGATTAGCGAAGGCGTTGAAAAATCTATCAGTGTTAACACGGGGCTTGGTGAGCTTCTTATTACGAAAATTGTAGTTAGTTGATATATCAACAGGAGCAATATCCCTTAGAGGGTGGTTGCTGTTACCTTTGATTTTGTTGAAGATCTTAGTGTCCGTTTTCTGAAGTAGATCCATAATATTGACTTTATAAGAGATATACCTCCTAATACAAGAACAGAGACATTAAATATTTAGAGTAAGTGAATCATATTGTAGAAACATGCTCCCAGGGGTAATTGTAAATAGCTCTTTTGTATAAACTAAAATTTTCAGAATTTTAtcttaaataaatatttttatagttgATCAACCAGGGTAGGGAAAATTGGCTGATACTTAACAGCCCTAGCCCTTCCCAACATAACAGGGGGGGGTAGTGATGACacatccccctcccctcaaatattaaaactatatatatatatatatatatatatatatatatatatatatatatatatatatatatatatatatatatatatatatatatatatataagaaaatgaccagttgGGTGTGGGCtggccccccaatatttccttaaacacgaggttccgctataaaagggaaagctcctcccacccccgggttcaaatttgcaattataatcagaacactgccacgctagcagtcacaaatgATAAGCttcctgtaaaattgcttatccCTGAGCCTCAGTTGGTTggaataatatatttttacacaggtaacaagacagttgtgtcAAGAGATTGATAAGTTAGTAatttgctgtccactcacgTTTTTGGtacaaaattttaatttttgctcctgcataaattattatcatgctgtgatgaaaatgcttgtcttttagagcacgcacagcttggtatagcattttttttacaataaatagGACATTTAAGGTTGACAAGTCTCggaataatatttaatttggtttaaaatataaaatttgaatttaacgctcagagcaattgtcctgacatgttgactcattgacgactgattgataactcaTTGTTCTTGAGCCAGGGGATGGGAGGAGTTTTctcttttatagcggaaccttgtgtttaatgtctctgtattgtgtccccccaaatatttcgaggcctgttACAACACTGCCCAACTCCCTAGGAAATCTACTTACACAGGGGCTTAGTCCTTCATTGGAAAGTAGGGGGAGGGACTGGTACTTGACAACCATTAccctcctccccccatcccacACTCTTATCCCTAAAGGAATAATACATTATGAGGATCCTAGGAAAACTAAGAAATTAGGGAGATCAGATGTAGTCGGTTAGAGTTCAGTG is part of the Nematostella vectensis chromosome 13, jaNemVect1.1, whole genome shotgun sequence genome and encodes:
- the LOC5508166 gene encoding transcription factor MafB translates to MDPTTTNNFNEQENQQLPEMYFGYITDDVFFQSDVDSKENQSVPEVFQGTETGENLDTVPAWMSEILTYEPPQDVAENNSEMYSPAPSSVGSSFSYTTNDNNELADREKFLCSLAGLGVTEEELAELGVKELNRLLKSKGLSTEEQSRIKYRRRTLKNRGYAHNCRIKRISQKKSLEETNWELVQDLENLRKELEASKRERDMYKRKYENLYAMVMKQKKSR